ATGGTACTGGCAATTAATAAGTAGTGAATGAAGAAAATGTTCCGCTTGATGTgacatgcaattaaaatgtgttttggtttgtAATATATTATACAGTGACTGATGCTGTGCAGCCTGAGGAAAATGAAAGAGGCCCTAGCTGACATCCCAGCAGTCTTTTCAACGACACACCGATTCCAGCTCCACTCCAATTCCAGCTAACTCTGATTCCAAGCTCAGACTCCGATTCCAGCTCAGAGTCCCATTCCCAGCTCAAACCTCTGACTTGCAAACAAGAAGTAGAGAGTAAAGAgaagaaaggcaagaaaaaGTGCTGCTACAAGAGAAAGAAGGTGCCAATAATGCAAGAGGAAAGCAGCGATAAGAGAAAGTGTTTAAAGTAAGAGAAAGAAGgacaagaaaaagaaggaaaaagaaaaaaggaccagaataagaacaaaaaaaaaaaagagtattaTGAAGTCGTAggtaagattaaaaaaaaaaagcaattacaTTGAGAAATACTTTTATTTCCATGTAAGCCAAACCTGAAATTGATTTCCTGCGTTTAACCCTTTAATCGTGTAGTTATGCAGAAATTACGTGTATTGTATAAAGTACCTCAATGTATGCATCATTTTCAGTTTACTTCCATTTGTAGATTCTTCTGATCTGTAAGGTGTATATGCCACTTAATGTGGATGGATCTGCTAGCTTTTTGCGATGGCTGGGTATTTCAAACCAATTCCTGCGGTGGTATCTGTTATGCATTGGATGTGGTGCAAGAAATGACTTATGGATAGGAAATTATCTTACTAAGTTGAAACACTTCAGCTTTGGTTTCCAGAAGGATAAGCGTAATGCCCAGCTTACCCATAAAATAACACATTCAAAAACGTCAGTGTTGCGTTTGGGGCTGTTTTAGAGTTTTGATATGGAATTGGTCTCCATGAAACGGAGTTGACACTCCTCATTGCAAATACAAACTAATATATATTCACACCTTTAATTCACACACTAACAATGAGGCTATTTCCAGCCGTGATTAAACTGTATTTTGgaagttactatataggccgtTCCTTGATCCTTGGACATacaggctaagcattctgtagcaaataacaataaacccactcaTTAATTTCATACTATTATCTCAATGCCGTAACCACTTCAGCACATAAATAATGCAAAATCCTAAAATATAAACGtgagtaagtgggcgttgaGCAACGCCATTATATTGAATCATACCAGCAACAATGAGTTGCAGTGAAGAATACCAACTACGAAAGTCCCACTAACTTAATCTTAATTGCAGTAagaccatgaactactacgaccggcttcaaaatgaactgacaacataagttgtaccacttacagttctcaaggtcGCATACTAATACCCTCATCCTTTCAACTACTGGCTAAGTTATCCTGTGTGTCCGCGGCTTATTCTCCTGACATAATTCCACGACCATCCGGTGAAAGCACCTCTATTTTGATACCGTGGGCATACGCGTTTTGCAGCTTGGCTGTCAAATCAACCATAGAAACGTGCTTGAATGTTACTGATGGAGGAAAGTGAGAGCGCCATTTATTAAAGAGTAATTCAAGTTTCTGCAACCTAAAATTCTATAACAACATGTATATTGACAGTTTTATATTCTGCTTGTTCAATTTCCTTTAGCAGGTAACATCAAACACGTGGTCACCAGATACCAGCCAATTGCCAAACTTGGATGCCATGCAGGGGTACACTATAGCCCATGGCTTCTTCAAAAGGCGTGCATGGTCATGGGATGCGCCGTGGGTTGCCACTGCACCCATTGCTTGAGCTGTTCATTGCAGAAAGACAGCGTTGGAGCAATTGCCTTTTGCAGAAAACCGTCTGAATCCGAGTGCAAGCGCGTAACTGAGAAAAATAATCTGGAGAAATGAAGAAAAGGGTAGagatgaaaagaaagagagcTACTCTATCTCCAACTAAAAAAGCCTTCATGGGGTGACAGAAACTCACTCACCTATAGCTTCACcaaatgctcatattatgctttggTTTCTTCCCTTCCTTATTATTATGTTGtctttttgtgtatgtaataggcttccaaagtgaaaaagcccatcGCTTGGGTATTAGAGgcgttctgtttttgttttagatgtGTACATTTTGTTTGACCAGGCAAATACAATGCTGCGATTTTTGCTTCGTCATTTGCCCTTTGTGAATGTGCAATTGAACATGCTGATCAAAGCAGATGTGTAAATGTGGAAGTAAATAAGCTTATAAAATGGAATCCACAAAGTTTcctctttgtgttttattttttattctttgatAGTCATAGGCATGCTAGATTATTACTAGGTTGTGAAATGCAACTGAACTCTTTTGATAAAGACATTTTGCTAATGTATGTAGATAAGCTTTCATATCAAGCTAATCTAAATTTCAATTTATTCTTGGATATCGGCTGGTACATTCCAGAGATTATTTCCTAGAGTTTATGTAATATTCTAAACATATTGATCGGTAGATGTTTTGTACATGGAAGTAGATAAATCCATAACCAGTCAAATAAATTCTTTAACTTCATTTGATAGTTATGTTCATATCTATAGATACTTCTTGAGTTTGTGAACATTAATTCGAACATGTTGATCACATATATTTTGGTGCTGAACGTAGCTAGATAAAGCCGCTAAACAGTCGACTAGGTTTCACTCTGTGTTTCTCTACCTTATTTGATAAATGCTACCTCGGCTATTAGTTACTTTGAATGACATCACATGTGTTGTAAAAGTGTTACAGATGCCTTAGTGATGCTGCTAATTAGACTTTAGATTTTATGTAGATGTATATGGTTAAGTAACACTTTTAGAGATAAAAGCATTGACACGCCTACAAATAAGTTGTAGCAAAGTTGTTGAGTATAtacgtatgtatatatgttattgATACACTACAAATGCGCTTGTTTCCCAAAGCAGTTGCGCGTatctatagatatatagattatcACAATAAAAACGCAGCAGCTCTTTTGTAGTTCATCTGATTGgcaagacattttcagttattgCTGCGTGTGTACACTTTGAAACtgtttttctccatttgcaaatgtaaaaataaatactcaaagacaaacttttggtttaattctcaaaagCAGTCATTATTAGTTCGCATTTGATCATTGATATTTTCCTAAGCatgctgcttcaaggaaaacttccaccacaacacacacacacaaaacatctaCATTGCAGTAGATGGCTTCAGTGCGCCAAAATTACATCaaaataaacactgttaaaataaaagaaacttgACTGTAAAACAACCTGTCAGTGTAGAATTCCGGTGTGCTCCATGGTATCGGACCCGGTATAATTTCAAAACCAGTCCATAAGGAACAATTTCAAGGGTGCACTGGCACTCTTTTGAAACGAGAGGTACTTGGAGATTACTCAAGAGGGCCACAAACAGTCCACAATTTGACCCAGAGCCCGCACTAGTGTCATTGGTAGGGCCCTATGCAGATATGTGATACTCTTTGATCCTCCTAATGCAGCTGCAGCTCAGCGCTGAATCAGAAGTCTGGCTATGGCTTGTCTGTCTCACCTCTTTCCTGGCTGAAATGTCCACTTGGGCCTAAAGGGGCTGAGGATCACAAGGGGAGACATTGATTTCAGTGAGAAGGTCCTTGATGAGAAATCCTTTATCAGCCATGACCTCATCGCCTTCCTCAAGTAGACACAGGATCCCTGATTCTCTTGTGATCTCCTTGTCAGATATCGAACCTGTATACAGGTCACTGACAAATGTGACTAAACCTGAGGGAGAGATGCCAACTAGGCCCTTAAAGGTGGTGTTACCTTTGTAGTGGGAGTAGATTTCAGAGTTGAGAACTTTTGAACTAGGTCTCTGCACGTGTATTTCTGTACAATCTAATATAACTCTTGTAAGTGGGAAAGTGCTTTGGAAACAAGGAGGCATGAGCTCGTTTACAGTTTCTCGAAGGCCAAATTGGAAGTGATCCTAACATGAATTGTAGATAGTTTGCCCAGGTTACACAGACCCTGCTTACAGTTGACTGTGACACATCAAAGCGCACTGCAAGGTCCTGTTCAGGAAAACCTTGCCTAAGACgacaaagaaatagaaaaaactgGTCAATGACGGCCAGTTTAGGAATGCTAAACCCCTGCCTTACAATTTGCCCGTCAGCTTGCCTTATTCGCTGTGCCTGACTCCACCCTACCATGTTTTCTGCAGTAGGCTGTAGGGCCATAAACACTGCTTTCAGTGTGTTGTAATCAGGAAAGCCTGTGAAAAACATGATGTTCTTATCATCGCCTTGGAATCTTGAAAGGAGAAACTGCTTGGTTTGAAGACGTGCAATTAATTCTGCTTGATCGTTGATGATCTTGTGGGCTTCCTTAAGTTGCTCCTCCAGTGGCGGGGGCAGTTCAGCATAATCATgatcggggtggggagggg
This genomic interval from Perca fluviatilis chromosome 5, GENO_Pfluv_1.0, whole genome shotgun sequence contains the following:
- the LOC120558601 gene encoding uncharacterized protein LOC120558601 yields the protein MPPHCCVPKCTFSKRNKSYTGQTFHCFPKDPVLCREWIHKIRRDPGRHFKIHGDTKVCSDHFTEESFLKTLVGMRKLKKGAVPTLFAWTDSTVRPARRSIVRGTTSHATTAVVEEDVRQVDVNSNELSTETAPPHPDHDYAELPPPLEEQLKEAHKIINDQAELIARLQTKQFLLSRFQGDDKNIMFFTGFPDYNTLKAVFMALQPTAENMVGWSQAQRIRQADGQIVRQGFSIPKLAVIDQFFLFLCRLRQGFPEQDLAVRFDVSQSTVSRVCVTWANYLQFMLGSLPIWPSRNCNTTFKGLVGISPSGLVTFVSDLYTGSISDKEITRESGILCLLEEGDEVMADKGFLIKDLLTEINVSPCDPQPL